In Phyllobacterium zundukense, one DNA window encodes the following:
- a CDS encoding DUF1236 domain-containing protein produces MAIGTVVPDTVELVPIPDSPDYAYVYVDKQPIIVTTKDRKVVYLAQ; encoded by the coding sequence GTGGCGATTGGCACCGTCGTTCCCGACACTGTCGAGCTGGTGCCGATCCCCGACAGCCCGGATTACGCCTATGTCTATGTTGACAAGCAACCGATCATCGTGACGACGAAGGACCGCAAGGTAGTATATCTGGCGCAATGA
- a CDS encoding SOS response-associated peptidase, with protein sequence MCNLYNATTTFEAMRQLFLPINDLTNRLTPQMDVFPDYPAPIGRKDANGDREMAIARWGMPTPPQYLKGEVDYGVTNIRNPKSAHWAPWIAPANRCVVPVTSFAEYGKVPDPVTKKKPLYWFALNEEKPLFWFAGIWTSWYSVRKKKEGPIQADIFAFLTTFPNAVVKPIHEQAMPVILRTAEEIDVWMNAPAEEALKLQRPLPDEALVVLDSDNAEEQPLLL encoded by the coding sequence ATGTGCAATCTTTACAACGCCACCACGACCTTTGAAGCGATGCGGCAACTATTTTTGCCGATCAACGATTTAACCAATCGTTTGACGCCGCAGATGGATGTCTTCCCGGACTATCCCGCCCCAATTGGCCGCAAGGACGCGAATGGAGACCGGGAGATGGCAATAGCCCGTTGGGGCATGCCGACACCGCCACAGTATCTAAAGGGCGAAGTCGACTACGGCGTCACCAATATCCGCAATCCGAAGTCCGCGCATTGGGCGCCTTGGATAGCACCGGCCAATCGCTGCGTTGTTCCTGTGACGAGCTTTGCCGAATACGGCAAGGTTCCGGATCCGGTGACCAAGAAAAAGCCGCTCTACTGGTTTGCGCTCAACGAGGAGAAACCGCTGTTCTGGTTCGCGGGAATTTGGACGAGTTGGTACAGTGTGCGGAAGAAAAAGGAGGGCCCGATACAGGCCGATATCTTTGCGTTTCTGACGACATTCCCGAATGCCGTCGTCAAGCCAATCCACGAACAGGCCATGCCTGTCATACTGCGCACCGCGGAGGAGATTGACGTTTGGATGAATGCGCCGGCAGAGGAAGCATTGAAGCTGCAAAGACCCCTGCCCGATGAAGCGTTGGTTGTGCTTGACAGCGACAACGCAGAAGAACAACCGTTGCTGCTCTGA
- a CDS encoding GGDEF domain-containing protein gives MIEIKGFNDFPISQDELTGLADRAALEEHLDSLCGSYAQSDFDDRLQFAILCIDLDGFRNFNDQYGRAEGDTLLKLVADRLQSCLRKNDVVYRMGGDEFAIVLLQVTPNEVASVADRIIGSVSQPYDLGGAQPVAISVTIGAALAPRDGDTPESLLWCGDAALYIAKKAGKGVYRRYSERRSS, from the coding sequence ATGATTGAGATCAAGGGATTCAACGATTTCCCTATAAGCCAGGATGAACTGACCGGACTGGCCGATAGGGCCGCGCTTGAGGAACATCTGGATAGTCTTTGCGGATCCTACGCACAAAGCGACTTTGACGACCGCCTGCAATTTGCAATTCTTTGTATTGATCTCGACGGCTTCAGGAACTTCAATGACCAATACGGTCGCGCTGAAGGCGATACTTTGCTGAAGCTTGTGGCCGATCGCCTGCAATCTTGCTTGCGCAAGAATGATGTTGTCTATCGCATGGGCGGCGATGAGTTTGCGATTGTCCTGCTGCAGGTGACCCCCAACGAAGTCGCGAGCGTCGCCGACCGCATCATCGGGTCGGTTTCGCAGCCCTATGATCTTGGCGGGGCCCAGCCAGTCGCAATCAGTGTCACGATTGGAGCGGCCTTGGCGCCGCGCGACGGCGACACGCCGGAAAGTCTCCTTTGGTGCGGCGACGCCGCGCTCTATATCGCCAAGAAGGCCGGGAAAGGCGTCTATCGCCGCTATTCCGAACGGCGCTCCAGCTAG
- a CDS encoding helix-turn-helix domain-containing protein: protein MTQQQLATPIGVSSVQIQKYERGENRIAVATLVHLCKALNLSPMDFLGPYFEAMEPTDSADSQTTETAKHVEHPSSPQHKLREGRGTRHWLKKPRRR, encoded by the coding sequence ATGACCCAGCAACAGCTCGCAACCCCCATCGGCGTTTCTTCCGTGCAGATCCAAAAATACGAACGTGGGGAGAACCGTATCGCCGTTGCCACGCTCGTCCATCTCTGCAAAGCCCTGAACCTTAGTCCCATGGATTTCCTCGGCCCATATTTTGAGGCAATGGAGCCTACCGACAGCGCGGACAGCCAAACTACCGAAACGGCGAAGCACGTGGAGCACCCCTCCTCGCCTCAGCATAAGCTTAGGGAGGGTAGAGGAACGCGTCACTGGCTCAAGAAGCCTAGACGACGGTAG
- a CDS encoding DUF982 domain-containing protein: protein MPEHAPLCYRSAIMEDYKPFKIVSVLRNGKAIGITSAYDAAVFILEKWPDEDGPKARLARQILLNCLAGECSAAVARVAFVEAAKEAGIYVETTPRRYRPGSLSVGIRAIPSGDRRAFVRHGIAENVLQW, encoded by the coding sequence ATGCCGGAACATGCGCCGCTCTGCTACCGTTCGGCGATCATGGAAGACTACAAGCCGTTCAAAATCGTCTCAGTGCTGCGCAATGGCAAGGCCATAGGCATCACCTCGGCCTATGACGCTGCAGTATTCATACTGGAGAAATGGCCTGATGAGGACGGTCCCAAAGCCAGGCTGGCCCGTCAGATACTATTGAACTGTCTCGCTGGCGAATGCTCGGCCGCTGTTGCTCGCGTGGCGTTTGTTGAGGCCGCGAAGGAAGCGGGAATTTATGTCGAGACGACGCCACGGCGGTACCGACCGGGAAGCTTGAGCGTTGGTATAAGAGCAATCCCAAGCGGCGATAGGCGCGCGTTTGTCCGCCACGGCATAGCTGAGAACGTTTTGCAATGGTAG
- a CDS encoding DUF6894 family protein — translation MPTYRFEFHEALRTCAVRGIKLDDDETATAEAVQTAEEMLLDGVVDDFDRFDWAIKIFNQSDEAHAVAVIRFSDIAVSKHRS, via the coding sequence ATGCCAACATATCGCTTTGAATTTCATGAAGCCCTCAGGACATGTGCCGTGCGGGGCATCAAGCTGGACGACGACGAAACCGCGACTGCCGAAGCTGTGCAGACTGCTGAGGAAATGCTTCTGGATGGCGTCGTGGATGATTTCGATCGCTTCGACTGGGCGATCAAAATCTTCAATCAATCCGACGAAGCGCATGCCGTGGCCGTCATTCGTTTTTCGGACATTGCGGTTTCAAAACACCGGTCTTGA
- a CDS encoding MarR family winged helix-turn-helix transcriptional regulator, which translates to MAKHRKSVAEGETLHDLVERVGLEIRRMGAQSVMMSHVIAARFGLHTTDLECLDLINMGKQTTAGELAKATGLTSGAMTALLDRLEKAGYINRIHDSADRRRIHISVREDAIEPIKAVYEPIGSQMAELWSNFTIDELKVIARFLESSTDLGIACTEEIRSATTPGSPTRRRPRASRLEGQ; encoded by the coding sequence ATGGCGAAACATCGCAAAAGCGTTGCGGAAGGGGAAACCCTGCACGATCTGGTCGAGCGCGTCGGATTGGAGATCAGGCGCATGGGCGCGCAGAGCGTGATGATGAGCCACGTGATTGCCGCCCGGTTCGGCCTGCACACGACGGATCTCGAATGCCTCGATCTCATCAATATGGGCAAACAGACCACGGCTGGCGAACTGGCAAAGGCGACTGGCCTGACCTCCGGAGCCATGACGGCTTTGCTCGATCGGCTGGAGAAGGCAGGCTACATAAACCGAATCCATGATTCAGCCGACCGGCGCCGCATCCACATCAGTGTCCGTGAAGATGCGATCGAGCCGATCAAGGCCGTTTATGAGCCCATAGGCAGCCAAATGGCGGAACTCTGGTCGAATTTTACAATCGATGAACTCAAGGTGATCGCGCGATTCCTTGAAAGCAGCACCGATCTCGGTATTGCCTGCACCGAGGAAATTCGAAGCGCGACCACACCGGGATCGCCGACCCGCCGGCGCCCGAGAGCGAGTCGTTTGGAGGGGCAGTGA
- a CDS encoding DUF1194 domain-containing protein, whose product MRKTLLCMASASFLIAATSYQSSACVDIALVLAVDGSGSISDEEYAFQKYAIAGAFRDRDVLSALKSANTVAVSAVFWGDGEFAAQRLDWFIISGGKGAEPFARATENNQRIVFGNTDIGSGIWSALDLLSDPRLCATRSVVNVSGDGKETTAPKRRQVASLAQARLRAEHMGATVNALVIADDMGDLASYYTKRVIVGANAFVMDVRTYADYSTAIKKKLIRELSSQTVATLLSGKNRPPD is encoded by the coding sequence ATGCGCAAGACGTTGCTTTGCATGGCTTCGGCATCGTTTTTGATCGCGGCCACGTCGTATCAATCGAGCGCTTGCGTTGACATCGCGCTCGTCCTCGCTGTGGACGGATCTGGCAGCATCAGTGACGAAGAATACGCATTTCAAAAATATGCGATTGCAGGTGCTTTCCGGGATAGAGATGTTCTCTCCGCACTCAAGAGCGCCAATACGGTCGCTGTTTCGGCCGTCTTTTGGGGCGATGGTGAGTTCGCCGCGCAGAGGCTCGACTGGTTCATCATTAGCGGCGGAAAAGGAGCCGAACCCTTCGCGCGCGCCACCGAAAACAATCAGCGCATTGTTTTTGGCAATACGGACATTGGCAGCGGTATCTGGTCCGCGCTGGACCTGCTTTCTGACCCCAGATTATGCGCGACCAGATCTGTCGTGAACGTCTCAGGCGATGGCAAGGAAACAACGGCACCAAAACGGCGACAAGTGGCTTCCTTGGCCCAGGCACGCTTGCGTGCCGAACATATGGGGGCGACCGTCAATGCGCTGGTTATAGCCGATGATATGGGCGACCTCGCCAGCTATTACACGAAAAGGGTAATCGTCGGAGCGAATGCATTCGTGATGGATGTACGAACGTATGCCGACTATTCGACTGCGATCAAAAAGAAGCTGATCAGGGAACTCTCATCGCAGACCGTGGCCACTCTGCTTTCCGGCAAGAACCGCCCACCAGACTGA
- a CDS encoding autotransporter outer membrane beta-barrel domain-containing protein — protein sequence MQRLHSALASSAARLPILAAVFTGGSLMAPAVAFADCVTLGGVITCDTAAPNPFTSTVGAGNTAAADNITVNVGPGAQVAVGNLNAISLRNNAVITIAGGGLVSATATSTTGNYNTGGNAVEVNNNGTLTIEQGGQLLALGTQGSAEAVNFQGTGNVLTNNGTIDANNSVAIWSQNTSGLNTVINNETGIIEAGNGTTSTVIGGSGAGALDFTNRGTIRGSINLANGNDILRLYTGSTVTGNFSGGGGTDAIFLSGDGQSSMAGNFNGFESLVKNDLGTWTLTGTITGVTVATVQNGTLVLTGANTNYTGQVIIDPAGTLEARAQALPTQLLPANNVANITNNGLVRFAQPDNGTYVGQIVGTGAVEKTGAGTLTLEPSVAAGNTYSGGTFINGGVVAVGADNALGASTGGVSFNGGTLQLNSSFNLSAGRAVTLNVGGGTINTQAFDSTLAQGVTGPGGLTKAGAGTLTLTGNSDYSGGTVISAGTLQLGDSGTSGSISGDVLNNSLLAFNRSDAFLVPGVISGSGAVEQNGSGTTILTGNNTYSGGTTINAGTLQLGNGGTSGSIVGDVANDGSLAFNRSDSTNFDGVISSAGNVRQIGGGTTILTAQNTYSGATTVEAGTLAAGATNVFSPNSSTSVLTGGTLDAAGFDQTVSALTNAGLVNVGGAPGTTLTVSGNYVGADGTLRLNTALGDDASTTDRLVVLGDTSGSTTLVVANVGGSGAPTVEGIRVIDVAGSSAGSFALDGDYAFEGDEAVIGGAYAYRLYKNGIATPTDGNWYLRSALVDPADPTAPTDPTDPTDPTDPTSPSSPLYQPGVPVYEAYAQTLLGLNGLPTLQQRVGNRYWSGAGNGMLSQGDGPGTIEPAPQPSDGGPAFVEGRGLWARIEGAHGNFDPRTSTSSTDYDLDTWKIQSGLDGQLYESESGKLIGGITAQYGNASADVSSLFGNGEVDTDGYGVGATLTWYGQNGFYLDGQAQATWYESDLSSGVLGSLSNGNDGFGYAFSLETGKRLALNQNWTLTPQAQLAYSNVDFDAFTDPFGADVSLGTGESLKGRLGLSADYENAWEGASGRTTRTHLYGIANLYYEFLDGTEVEVSGVNFASENDRTWGGIGTGGSYNWNDDKYSIYSEVSVNTSLSNFADSYSLNGTAGFRVKF from the coding sequence ATGCAGAGACTTCATTCCGCTTTGGCATCATCGGCCGCACGTTTGCCCATCCTTGCTGCTGTCTTCACCGGAGGCTCATTAATGGCGCCGGCGGTGGCGTTTGCCGATTGCGTCACCCTTGGAGGTGTCATCACTTGCGACACGGCAGCTCCGAATCCTTTTACCAGCACAGTCGGCGCTGGCAATACTGCTGCTGCAGACAACATCACTGTGAATGTTGGTCCTGGAGCCCAGGTTGCTGTGGGCAACTTGAATGCGATCAGCCTGCGAAATAATGCGGTCATCACCATTGCCGGTGGCGGCCTCGTCAGCGCTACGGCAACCTCCACCACGGGCAATTACAATACGGGTGGGAACGCTGTTGAGGTCAACAACAATGGTACGCTGACCATTGAACAGGGTGGCCAGCTGCTTGCTTTGGGGACTCAAGGCAGCGCGGAAGCAGTGAACTTCCAGGGCACTGGCAATGTGCTCACCAACAATGGCACAATCGACGCAAATAATTCTGTCGCTATCTGGTCGCAGAATACGTCCGGTCTGAACACCGTCATCAACAATGAAACCGGCATTATCGAAGCTGGCAACGGAACAACCAGCACGGTCATCGGCGGATCGGGCGCCGGAGCGCTCGACTTCACCAACAGAGGCACAATTCGCGGCAGTATCAATCTCGCCAACGGCAATGATATCCTGCGCCTGTATACAGGATCGACCGTTACCGGCAATTTCAGCGGCGGCGGCGGCACTGATGCGATCTTCCTCAGCGGCGACGGGCAATCGTCCATGGCTGGCAATTTCAACGGGTTTGAAAGCCTGGTCAAAAACGATCTTGGAACATGGACGCTCACAGGCACGATTACCGGTGTCACCGTCGCTACTGTCCAAAACGGCACGCTTGTTCTGACCGGGGCAAACACCAATTACACCGGCCAGGTGATCATCGATCCAGCCGGCACCCTGGAAGCACGTGCGCAGGCTCTGCCAACGCAGCTTCTTCCCGCTAACAATGTCGCCAACATCACCAATAACGGCCTTGTACGGTTTGCGCAGCCCGACAATGGCACCTATGTCGGTCAGATCGTCGGGACCGGTGCCGTCGAAAAGACCGGCGCTGGAACCCTTACGCTTGAACCTTCGGTTGCGGCCGGCAACACCTATTCCGGCGGAACCTTCATCAATGGCGGCGTTGTTGCAGTCGGCGCCGACAATGCGCTGGGCGCTTCGACCGGCGGTGTCAGTTTCAATGGCGGCACCTTGCAATTAAACAGCAGTTTCAACTTGTCGGCGGGTCGCGCGGTGACCCTGAATGTCGGGGGCGGCACGATTAATACGCAGGCCTTCGATTCGACATTGGCACAGGGAGTAACCGGCCCGGGCGGGCTCACCAAAGCCGGAGCCGGGACGCTCACCCTGACAGGCAACAGCGACTATAGTGGTGGAACCGTGATCTCCGCAGGCACCCTCCAGCTCGGAGACAGCGGAACCAGCGGTTCGATCTCAGGGGACGTGTTGAACAACAGTCTCCTCGCCTTCAACCGCTCCGACGCATTTTTGGTGCCCGGAGTCATTTCCGGTTCGGGTGCCGTGGAGCAGAACGGTTCGGGCACCACGATCCTGACCGGCAACAATACCTATAGTGGCGGGACCACCATCAACGCCGGAACCTTGCAGCTGGGCAATGGCGGCACTTCGGGCTCCATCGTCGGAGATGTTGCTAACGACGGCTCCCTTGCTTTCAATCGCTCCGACAGCACGAATTTCGACGGCGTGATATCAAGCGCCGGTAACGTCAGGCAGATCGGCGGCGGCACGACAATCCTGACCGCACAGAACACATATTCAGGTGCAACTACGGTCGAGGCTGGAACGCTCGCTGCTGGGGCGACGAACGTCTTTAGCCCTAACTCCTCGACTTCCGTCCTTACTGGCGGAACCCTCGATGCAGCCGGGTTCGATCAGACCGTGAGTGCGCTTACCAATGCCGGACTGGTCAATGTTGGAGGTGCGCCGGGAACAACACTGACGGTCAGCGGCAACTATGTGGGCGCCGACGGCACTTTGCGGTTGAATACGGCGCTCGGCGATGACGCTTCAACGACCGACAGGCTCGTTGTCCTCGGTGACACGTCAGGATCGACAACGCTTGTCGTGGCCAATGTTGGCGGCAGCGGAGCACCGACAGTGGAAGGGATACGGGTGATCGATGTTGCCGGTTCTTCCGCCGGCAGCTTTGCGCTTGATGGCGACTATGCGTTTGAGGGCGACGAGGCCGTCATTGGCGGCGCCTATGCCTACCGGCTATACAAGAATGGCATCGCTACGCCAACCGATGGTAACTGGTACCTGCGTTCCGCTTTGGTCGATCCTGCGGATCCGACCGCTCCTACAGATCCCACAGATCCGACCGACCCAACAGATCCAACCTCGCCATCTTCGCCGCTCTACCAACCTGGCGTTCCTGTCTATGAGGCGTATGCACAGACATTGCTCGGTCTCAACGGGCTGCCAACACTGCAACAACGTGTTGGGAATCGCTATTGGTCGGGAGCTGGCAATGGAATGCTGTCTCAGGGCGATGGTCCCGGAACAATCGAGCCGGCTCCGCAGCCTTCTGACGGCGGTCCGGCCTTCGTCGAGGGACGCGGCTTGTGGGCGCGCATCGAAGGCGCCCATGGAAACTTTGATCCAAGAACCTCGACGAGTTCCACTGATTACGATTTGGACACATGGAAGATCCAAAGCGGTCTGGATGGGCAACTTTATGAAAGCGAGAGCGGCAAACTCATCGGAGGCATCACCGCGCAGTATGGCAATGCATCCGCGGATGTATCCTCCCTATTCGGCAATGGCGAGGTCGATACCGACGGCTACGGAGTGGGTGCTACGCTGACCTGGTATGGCCAGAATGGCTTTTACCTCGACGGGCAGGCGCAGGCGACATGGTATGAAAGTGACCTGTCTTCCGGCGTTCTTGGTAGTCTCTCGAATGGGAATGACGGTTTCGGCTACGCCTTCAGCCTGGAAACGGGCAAAAGGCTTGCTTTGAACCAGAACTGGACGCTCACCCCGCAAGCCCAGCTCGCATATTCCAATGTAGATTTTGACGCCTTCACCGACCCCTTCGGCGCGGATGTTTCTCTCGGGACTGGTGAGAGCCTCAAGGGTCGTCTCGGACTTTCGGCAGATTATGAAAATGCCTGGGAGGGTGCTTCAGGAAGGACAACCCGCACGCACCTATACGGCATTGCCAATCTTTATTATGAGTTTCTGGACGGGACGGAAGTTGAAGTATCAGGCGTAAACTTTGCCAGCGAGAACGATCGGACCTGGGGCGGTATCGGCACTGGCGGCAGCTATAACTGGAATGACGACAAATATTCGATCTACAGCGAGGTTTCCGTCAACACCAGCCTGTCCAACTTCGCTGACAGCTACAGTCTCAACGGGACTGCGGGATTCAGGGTGAAGTTCTAG
- a CDS encoding IS110 family transposase has product MSGTKKSRSKRDISPTHQNAAAIDIGATMHVAAVGPDHVSEPVHSFGTFTGDLHRLADWFTQCGVRTVAMESTGVYWIPVFEILDQRGFEVILVNARDAKHVPGRKTDISDAQWLQRLHEYGLLRASFRLKGEVAVMRAYLRQRERLLDYAASHIQHMQKALTQMNLQLHHVVTDITGATGMAIIRALVAGERDPMVLAAHRDPRCHASAETIRQALVGNDREEHIFALTQALELYDVYQAKVALCDVRIEAVLKRLRKASCASVGKPPCVRTMKKQSNGPAFDVRAALHGLLGCDVTQIHGLGPYLALKLVAECGTNLSAWPNAKHFTSWLCLSPSNKISGGKVLSSRTRRSGSRAAALLRLAAVAVGRTETALGAFFRRLSARVGKAKAVTATARKIAVLFYNTLRHGMKYSDPGASHYEESYRRRVLTNLERRAKSLGYTLQPAPAPG; this is encoded by the coding sequence ATGTCTGGAACAAAGAAGTCTCGCAGCAAGCGAGATATTTCCCCTACACACCAAAATGCAGCTGCAATCGACATCGGTGCCACGATGCACGTAGCCGCAGTCGGGCCCGACCACGTTTCCGAGCCGGTACACAGTTTTGGAACCTTCACCGGCGATCTGCATCGGTTGGCGGACTGGTTCACGCAGTGCGGCGTACGCACGGTCGCGATGGAGTCCACGGGGGTCTACTGGATCCCGGTCTTCGAGATACTCGACCAGCGTGGCTTCGAGGTCATACTGGTCAATGCACGCGATGCCAAGCATGTGCCGGGCCGCAAGACCGATATCAGCGATGCCCAATGGCTGCAGCGTTTGCATGAATATGGATTGCTCAGGGCCAGTTTCCGGCTGAAGGGCGAAGTTGCAGTCATGCGCGCCTATTTGCGCCAGCGCGAACGCTTGCTGGATTATGCCGCTTCGCACATCCAGCACATGCAAAAGGCGCTGACGCAAATGAATCTGCAACTCCACCACGTGGTGACAGACATCACCGGCGCGACCGGCATGGCCATCATCCGGGCGCTTGTGGCCGGGGAGCGCGACCCGATGGTGCTGGCGGCCCATCGCGACCCACGCTGCCATGCGTCTGCGGAGACGATCCGTCAGGCGCTCGTCGGCAATGATCGCGAAGAGCACATCTTTGCCCTGACCCAGGCGCTGGAGTTGTACGACGTCTACCAAGCCAAAGTGGCGCTCTGTGACGTGCGCATCGAGGCTGTCTTGAAACGGCTGCGGAAGGCCTCGTGCGCCTCTGTAGGCAAACCGCCTTGCGTGCGGACAATGAAGAAGCAATCCAACGGCCCGGCCTTCGATGTTCGCGCCGCCCTGCACGGATTGCTCGGCTGCGACGTCACCCAGATTCACGGACTCGGGCCTTATCTGGCGCTGAAATTGGTTGCAGAGTGCGGGACCAATCTCTCGGCCTGGCCAAACGCCAAGCACTTCACCTCCTGGCTGTGCCTCTCACCAAGCAACAAGATCTCCGGCGGCAAGGTGTTGTCCTCACGAACCCGACGATCTGGCAGCCGGGCCGCGGCACTACTGCGGCTTGCCGCGGTTGCGGTCGGGCGCACCGAGACCGCATTGGGGGCATTCTTTCGGCGTCTGTCCGCACGTGTCGGCAAGGCCAAGGCGGTCACTGCCACGGCCCGCAAAATCGCCGTCTTGTTCTACAATACGCTGCGTCACGGTATGAAATACAGCGATCCGGGAGCCTCCCATTACGAAGAGAGTTACCGCCGACGCGTCCTCACCAATCTCGAACGAAGGGCAAAGTCGCTCGGGTATACCCTACAGCCCGCGCCAGCGCCCGGCTGA
- a CDS encoding FkbM family methyltransferase, with amino-acid sequence MDIIAKRLAGYRKIIKNLGVRGWVSRSSARRAAAGTTSRLVSKHCATPLYVRGATSDIRVFDQIFVDLEYRCLDQLRDVCTIIDAGANVGYSSAYLLTRFPEASIVAIEPDPDNCKALARNLAPYGSRVALHQAALWSEQGTLDFSANTTGLGNEWARKVEVTNGLGSVKAMTIDQIMAMHGLDFVDILKVDIEGAEEKVFAAQDIGWLKKVGNIVIELHGEKCSNIFMKAVVDRNFAITQCEELTVCLSQD; translated from the coding sequence GTGGACATTATTGCAAAAAGGCTGGCAGGCTATCGAAAGATTATAAAAAACCTTGGTGTAAGGGGCTGGGTCAGTCGTAGCTCAGCCCGACGGGCCGCTGCAGGTACAACCTCCCGCTTGGTGAGCAAACATTGCGCCACCCCTCTTTATGTACGTGGAGCGACAAGCGATATCCGTGTATTCGATCAAATCTTCGTAGATTTGGAATACCGATGCCTCGATCAATTGCGTGATGTTTGTACAATTATAGACGCGGGCGCAAATGTCGGCTACTCGTCCGCCTATCTACTGACGCGCTTTCCTGAAGCTTCGATCGTGGCGATCGAACCGGATCCGGACAATTGCAAAGCGCTGGCGCGAAATCTAGCTCCTTACGGATCGCGGGTAGCATTGCATCAGGCGGCGCTTTGGTCAGAACAGGGAACGCTTGATTTTAGCGCAAACACTACAGGACTAGGAAACGAGTGGGCACGGAAGGTCGAAGTCACCAACGGTTTAGGCTCGGTGAAAGCGATGACGATTGATCAGATCATGGCGATGCACGGATTAGATTTTGTAGATATACTTAAAGTGGACATCGAAGGAGCAGAAGAAAAAGTATTCGCAGCACAAGATATTGGGTGGCTCAAGAAGGTAGGGAATATTGTAATTGAGCTTCATGGAGAAAAATGCAGCAACATCTTCATGAAAGCTGTCGTAGACCGGAATTTTGCTATAACGCAATGCGAGGAACTAACTGTCTGCCTTTCCCAAGATTAG
- a CDS encoding protein-L-isoaspartate O-methyltransferase family protein, with translation MTLNFEDLRIKMVDNQLRTTDVTDKPLLQAFLDVPREAFVPSARMPLAYIDDDVLVSTTQTGGRYLMQPSPFAKLLQLANIQPGDAVLDVGCATGYSAAVLSRIAGSVVGIESETDLAEQARSILPSLGIENVEVIQGALENGGPSRAPYDVIIIEGSVDQVPGTLFEQLKDGGRLVVVEGSGNAGKSMIYLKNDGIVSGRSAFNSAVKPLPGFEKVAEFEF, from the coding sequence ATGACGCTGAATTTCGAAGACCTGCGGATCAAGATGGTCGACAATCAGTTGCGTACGACTGATGTGACCGACAAACCCTTGCTTCAGGCGTTTCTTGATGTGCCGCGTGAGGCATTCGTGCCGAGCGCACGTATGCCGCTTGCCTATATCGATGACGATGTCCTGGTTTCGACCACGCAGACAGGCGGACGCTATCTGATGCAGCCTTCGCCTTTTGCCAAGCTCCTGCAGCTAGCCAATATCCAGCCGGGCGATGCCGTCCTCGATGTTGGATGCGCGACCGGATATTCCGCAGCGGTCCTCTCGCGAATCGCCGGTTCGGTGGTCGGGATCGAAAGCGAGACGGATCTTGCCGAGCAAGCGCGTTCGATTTTGCCTTCACTCGGGATCGAGAATGTCGAGGTGATCCAGGGCGCGCTCGAAAACGGCGGCCCGTCCAGGGCTCCGTATGATGTAATCATAATTGAGGGTAGCGTTGATCAGGTTCCTGGTACATTATTTGAGCAGTTGAAGGATGGGGGACGACTTGTCGTGGTTGAGGGGTCTGGAAACGCTGGGAAATCAATGATTTACTTGAAAAACGATGGAATCGTTTCAGGGCGCAGCGCTTTCAATTCAGCAGTCAAACCGCTTCCCGGCTTCGAAAAAGTGGCGGAGTTTGAGTTCTAA